One Coffea arabica cultivar ET-39 chromosome 5e, Coffea Arabica ET-39 HiFi, whole genome shotgun sequence DNA segment encodes these proteins:
- the LOC140006682 gene encoding ultraviolet-B receptor UVR8-like, with amino-acid sequence MQRLIKSKAGLSSGLTRRWLTTTTTTSGGTKTTVMCFGDGSHGALGLNSSVMGLGSDAYEPTPIQGLPDNISSIAAGHYHSLAVTSDGHVWSWGRNHESQLGRSPLSSRETWNEPKKVEGLDQVRIEATFASGVISAAIGEDGSLWVWGKSKRGQLGLGGGVIDAVLPTRVEALAGEDVVKVSLGWGHALALTQHGKLFGWGYYADGRLGRIGKSFESSPLDSVTGKFRPSKEISNPMLEAAEKLVLEGIEKEKDMPIIWEPSLIEELRDVEVVDVSCGLDHSLVLCGDGTLLSSGSNVYGQLGRVNQDSGMHPVDIKFRPLSIASGMGHSFAVCQNHASDVTEDSPIVVSWGWNHNSQLGRNGPANIPLVVEALSSETPITVSGGRAHSMAITARKELWTWGCGRNGRLGLGSSADEPEPMVVEDLEGCEVMEAVAGFDHSLVLIGE; translated from the exons atGCAAAGGCTGATAAAGTCTAAAGCGGGTCTTTCAAGCGGGCTGACCCGCCGATGGCtgaccaccaccaccaccaccagcgGTGGAACCAAAACGACTGTAATGTGCTTTGGAGACGGAAGCCACGGGGCGTTGGGCCTGAACTCGTCCGTTATGGGCCTGGGCTCCGACGCCTACGAACCCACTCCAATTCAAGGTCTTCCGGATAATATCTCAAGCATCGCCGCCGGCCATTACCATTCCCTCGCCGTCACCTCCGATGGCCATGTCTGGTCTTGGGGCCGTAACCACGAATCCCAACTCGGCCGCAGCCCTCTTTCTTCCAG AGAGACGTGGAACGAACCTAAGAAAGTAGAAGGGTTGGATCAAGTTAGGATTGAAGCCACATTTGCGTCTGGAGTCATTTCTGCAGCTATTGGAGAAGATGGTTCACTATGGGTCTGGGGGAAGTCCAAGCGCGGGCAGCTTGGCTTAGGAGGAGGAGTTATTGATGCTGTTTTACCTACTAGAGTTGAAGCACTTGCTGGAGAAGATGTTGTTAAG GTCTCACTAGGTTGGGGACATGCACTTGCACTTACTCAACATGGAAAGTTGTTTGGATGGGGTTACTATGCTGATGGAAGATTAGGGAGAATTGGGAAGTCATTTGAGTCCTCTCCATTGGATTCAGTTACTGGTAAATTTCGACCTTCGAAAGAAATTTCAAATCCAATGCTTGAAGCTGCTGAGAAGCTGGTCTTGGAAGGTATTGAGAAAGAAAAGGACATGCCAATCATTTGGGAACCCAGTTTAATTGAAGAACTACGTGATGTTGAAGTTGTAGATGTGTCATGTGGGCTTGACCATTCCCTGGTTCTTTGTG GGGATGGAACTCTTTTAAGTAGTGGGAGCAATGTGTATGGCCAGTTGGGTAGAGTAAACCAAGATTCAGGGATGCATCCAGTTGACATAAAGTTCCGTCCTCTTTCTATAGCATCGGGTATGGGGCATTCTTTTGCAGTCTGTCAGAATCACGCATCAGACGTTACTGAAGATTCACCAATCGTTGTTTCATGGGGATGGAACCACAATTCTCAACTTGGGAGAAATGGTCCAGCAAATATCCCGCTGGTGGTTGAAGCACTTTCTAGCGAGACACCTATTACAGTATCAGGGGGGCGGGCTCATTCAATGGCTATCACAGCTAGGAAAGAACTTTGGACTTGGGGCTGTGGTAGAAATGGTAGACTTGGCTTGGGCAGCTCGGCTGATGAACCAGAACCTATGGTAGTTGAAGATCTGGAAGGTTGTGAAGTAATGGAAGCTGTTGCAGGTTTTGATCATAGTCTTGTTCTCATTGGGGAATGA
- the LOC140006687 gene encoding uncharacterized protein isoform X2, with translation MKDEVVSSSRDPIIPRKSSSPPPTPTPAASSAGASSPALPTNAGSTDWLGQGQGSKGGSLSRIGSQPMWTSLSTSAGGSALGTSQPSCRPWERGDLLRRLSTFKPENWFGKPKAASSLACARRGWVNTNPDTIECESCGANLNFISLATWTPSEADCAGEDFSKKLDEGHKVTCPWRGNCCAESLVQFPPTPPSALIGGFKDRCDGLLQFPSLPVVAASAVEQIRVSRGSEFDRLLAQPLIFVGGESGFRSDFTSGNENARDDVFFPYSRAQKLISLCGWEPRWLPNVQDCEEHSAQSARNGHSVGPAKCYGPPRDTSRGKKAMSTSTRKKFVKNDVLGPNSKGESRSPLLDCSLCGATVRIWEFLTVGRPSGFAPNSTDVPETSKKMQLTRGVSAASGISGWVGTDVLEKEQTEDRDEAATTDEGKSLSNMGVDLNLSMAGGLPSSQLGMNVTSENYQDVHRGRDIIIGQPSSSEVGDRAASYESRGPSSRKRNLDEGGSTVDRPQLVMQQADSVEGTVIDRDGDEVDDGKEYSAGPSKRARGLDIFDTHHSSYQMDSSGAGPSQQFGFEIGSDAPRDDLFNQGHELMLGIQSTRDSTHVSSVIAMDTVCRSPDNDSMESVENYPVDVDDVNFPSTSYLRFTDLNETSELNYSNQAQQSTCPGGMRNVGEMGVSSTNDEEVVNADTATAHGRDGPSFGISGGSVGMGASHEAEIHGTDASVHRADSVVGDVEPIAEITENQGMTGEFAPDPGLMGDFVPEEMDREDAHGDSQDLMSGSVGRADSGSKIIGSAKAESFESGEKTSNVHLNPQENRIHPSLSCNAILCSGFDASKEEVTQAGKTAPSEECGFFESGYLVVNGTGPPNGESNYEETIEFDPIKHHNHFCPWVNGNVAAAGCSSSSGSGSSAGALAVCGWQLTLDALDAFQSLGNVPIQTVESESAASLYKDDHLAPGRKLLAHHSFSKSHGQS, from the exons ATGAAAGACGAAGTTGTGAGCTCATCTCGGGACCCTATTATACCCCGTAAATCTTCTTCTCCTCCCCCTACTCCTACACCTGCTGCCAG TTCTGCAGGGGCATCTTCTCCTGCACTTCCAACCAATGCTGGGAGCACAGATTGGTTGGGTCAAGGACAAGGATCTAAAGGGGGTTCTCTGTCCCGCATTGGGTCACAGCCCATGTGGACTTCACTGAGCACCAGTGCTGGTGGTTCTGCACTAGGAACATCACAACCTTCATGTAGGCCCTGGGAAAGGGGTGATTTACTTAGGCGTCTCTCTACATTTAAACCTGAAAATTGGTTCGGAAAGCCCAAG GCTGCAAGTTCACTAGCTTGTGCCAGAAGAGGCTGGGTAAACACAAATCCTGATACAATTGAATGCGAGTCTTGTGGTGCTAATCTGAACTTTATTTCCCTAGCAACCTGGACTCCTTCTgaag CTGACTGTGCTGGGgaagatttttcaaagaaacTTGATGAAGGGCACAAAGTCACTTGTCCATGGAGGGGAAACTGCTGCGCAGAAAGTTTGGTGCAGTTCCCTCCTACTCCTCCTTCAGCTCTGATTGGTGGGTTTAAGGATCGATGTGATGGACTGCTCCAGTTCCCCTCCCTTCCTGTTGTGGCTGCATCTGCAGTTGAGCAGATAAGGGTATCTCGGGGCTCAGAATTTGACCGCCTTTTAGCTCAGCCGCTGATATTTGTTGGTGGTGAATCTGGCTTTAGGTCTGACTTTACATCTGGAAATGAGAATGCTAGAGATGATGTCTTCTTTCCATACTCTCGC GCCCAAAAGTTGATAAGTCTGTGTGGATGGGAGCCAAGATGGCTTCCAAATGTTCAAGACTGTGAAGAACATTCTGCTCAGTCTGCTAGGAATGGGCACTCTGTTGGTCCAGCAAAATGTTATGGTCCTCCGCGAGATACTAGCCGTGGCAAGAAGGCAATGTCTACTTCGACAAGAAAAAAGTTTGTTAAAAATGATGTTCTTGGCCCTAATTCCAAAGGTGAATCTAGATCACCTTTGTTGGATTGTAGCTTATGTGGAGCCACAGTGAGAATTTGGGAATTCCTCACTGTTGGACGTCCATCTGGCTTTGCTCCCAATAGCACTGATGTTCCTGAAACCAGCAAGAAGATGCAATTGACACGTGGAGTAAGTGCGGCAAGTGGAATCAGCGGATGGGTTGGAACTGATGTTTTGGAAAAGGAGCAGACAGAGGACCGTGATGAAGCTGCCACAACAGATGAAGGGAAATCGTTGTCGAACATGGGGGTGGATCTCAACCTTTCAATGGCTGGTGGTTTACCGTCTTCACAGTTAGGCATGAATGTGACATCTGAAAATTACCAAGATGTGCATAGAGGAAGAGATATCATAATTGGGCAACCTTCTAGTAGCGAGGTTGGTGATCGTGCAGCTTCATATGAATCTCGAGGTCCTAGTTCTCGCAAGCGGAACTTAGATGAAGGTGGAAGCACAGTTGACAGGCCACAGCTAGTGATGCAACAGGCGGATAGTGTTGAAGGAACTGTTATTGATCGTGATGGTGATGAAGTTGATGATGGTAAAGAGTACTCAGCTGGTCCTTCAAAACGTGCCCGTGGTTTAGATATTTTTGACACTCATCATTCATCATATCAAATGGACTCATCTGGTGCTGGTCCTAGCCAGCAATTTGGATTTGAGATAGGATCAGATGCTCCAAGAGATGATCTTTTCAACCAAGGGCATGAGCTAATGCTTGGCATTCAATCTACTAGAGATTCGACACATGTTTCCTCAGTTATTGCAATGGATACAGTCTGCCGCAGTCCCGATAATGATTCGATGGAAAGTGTTGAAAACTATCCTGTAGATGTGGATGATGTCAATTTCCCTTCTACATCATATTTAAGATTCACTGATCTGAATGAAACATCAGAACTGAACTACAGCAACCAAGCACAACAGAGTACCTGTCCGGGTGGAATGAGAAATGTTGGTGAAATGGGAGTGAGTAGCACTAATGATGAAGAAGTGGTGAATGCAGATACTGCCACTGCTCATGGAAGAGATGGCCCCAGTTTTGGGATTAGTGGAGGGAGTGTAGGGATGGGTGCCAGTCATGAAGCTGAAATTCATGGAACAGATGCTTCTGTGCACCGAGCAGATAGTGTTGTGGGTGATGTGGAACCAATAGCTGAAATCACTGAAAATCAGGGTATGACTGGTGAATTTGCACCAGATCCAGGGCTTATGGGTGATTTTGTCCCTGAAGAAATGGACCGAGAAGATGCTCATGGTGATAGTCAAGATCTGATGTCTGGCTCGGTAGGAAGAGCAGATAGTGGCTCAAAAATTATTGGTTCAGCCAAGGCAGAGTCCTTTGAAAGTGGTGAGAAGACAAGTAACGTGCACTTAAACCCCCAGGAGAACAGGATTCATCCTTCTCTTTCTTGCAATGCCATTTTATGTTCTGGTTTTGATGCATCAAAAGAAGAAGTTACTCAGGCTGGGAAAACAGCGCCTTCTGAAGAATGTGGATTTTTTGAATCAGGATATTTGGTTGTGAATGGGACAG GCCCTCCCAATGGAGAAAGCAACTATGAAGAGACGATTGAGTTTGATCCAATTAAGCATCACAATCACTTCTGTCCATGGGTTAATGGAAATGTTGCTGCAGCAGGCTGCAGTAGTAGTAGTGGTTCTGGCTCCAGTGCTGGTGCTCTGGCTGTCTGTGGTTGGCAGCTGACTTTAGATGCTCTCGATGCTTTTCAGTCACTTGGAAATGTTCCCATTCAAACTGTGGAATCTGAATCAGCGGCTTCCCTGTACAAG GATGATCATCTTGCACCTGGTCGAAAACTCTTGGCACATCACTCATTTAGCAAAAGTCATGGACAAAGCTGA
- the LOC140006684 gene encoding uncharacterized protein isoform X1 — MNFHVHTHHHQHSVPQILHHPFKNFRAVSALKLKESPNVALKSRRRRTLPLFLNSSKYNSVSASLSPLDLTEDNIKQVLADARVELGQLFDDSVGMTDVYAGQAELTDLDGPYVKISLRGKFWHKRSTVLARLGNYLKQRIPEILEVDIEDEKQLDDSPENF, encoded by the exons ATGAACTTTCATGTTCATACTCATCATCACCAACATTCAGTCCCTCAAATTCTACATCACCCCTTCAAAAATTTCCGAGCAGTCTCTGCATTAAAGCTCAAAGAAAGTCCAAATGTGGCGTTAAAAAGTCGGAGGAGGAGGACGCTGCCATTATTTCTCAACAGTTCAAAGTACAATTCAGTTTCAGCATCACTTTCGCCATTGGATTTGACTGAGGATAATATCAAGCAAGTCTTGGCTGATGCAAGAGTCGAG CTGGGACAACTATTTGACGATTCTGTTGGAATGACAG ATGTATATGCAGGACAAGCAGAATTAACAGACCTGGATGGACCATACGTGAAGATTAGTCTTAGGGGCAAATTTTGGCACAAACGTTCCACCGTTTTAGCTAGACTGGGGAATTACTTGAAACAGAGGATTCCT GAAATTTTGGAGGTAGACATAGAAGATGAGAAGCAGTTGGATGATAGCCCTGAAAATTTCTGA
- the LOC140006688 gene encoding uncharacterized protein, with amino-acid sequence MAEKLAPEKRHSFTHNGQKVFEWDQTLEEVNIYIPLPANVPKKLFYSKIESKHLEVGIKGNPPYLNHDLTNPVKTDCSFWTLEDDTMHITLQKRDIGQTWPSPIMGQGQLDPYATDMEQKRLMLQRFQEENPGFDFSQAQFSGSCPDPRTFMGGIRSS; translated from the exons ATGGCAGAGAAATTGGCCCCTGAGAAGCGCCATAGCTTCACCCACAACG GGCAAAAGGTGTTTGAGTGGGATCAAACGCTTGAAGAAGTTAACATTTACATCCCACTTCCAGCAAATGTTCCTAAGAAGCTATTTTACAGCAAGATTGAATCTAAACATTTGGAAGTTGGGATCAAAGGCAACCCTCCTTATCTTAAT caTGATCTTACTAACCCAGTGAAGACTGATTGTTCATTTTGGACTCTAG AGGATGACACAATGCACATAACTCTGCAGAAAAGGGATATAGGTCAGACATGGCCTTCTCCAATAATGGGACAAGGCCAGTTGGATCCTTACGCCACAGACATGGAACAGAAACGCCTTATGCTTCAGAGATTTCAAGAGGAG AACCCTGGCTTTGACTTCTCACAAGCTCAGTTCAGTGGGAGTTGTCCGGACCCAAGAACCTTCATGGGTGGAATACGCTCAAGTTGA
- the LOC140006685 gene encoding CASP-like protein 2A1 yields MEDKREKGNNIIVGHQSPMERGMGSPQDDDNGSPGMRTAETLLRLLPVTLSVVALVVMLKDSQANDDFGSVSYSDLGAFRYLVHANGICAGYSLLSAILVAVPRPSTLARAWIFFLLDQVLAYAILGAGAVSTEVVYLAYKGDQAVTWSQACGSFNGFCRKATASVAITFVVMLCYAGLSLISSYRLFSKYDAPVGYNNKGIEIAAFRA; encoded by the exons ATGGAGGATAAGAGGGAGAAGGGCAACAATATAATAGTTGGTCATCAGTCTCCAATGGAGAGGGGAATGGGATCGCCACAAGATGATGATAATGGAAGCCCCGGAATGCGCACTGCTGAGACTTTGCTCAGACTGTTGCCTGTGACCCTCTCAGTTGTGGCACTCGTGGTTATGCTCAAAGACTCCCAAGCTAATGATGATTTTGGCTCTGTCTCCTATTCTGATTTAGGAGCCTTCAG GTATTTGGTACATGCCAATGGTATCTGCGCTGGTTACTCCCTCTTGTCAGCCATTTTAGTGGCTGTACCTCGCCCATCAACCTTGGCTCGAGCATGGATTTTCTTCCTCCTTGACCAG GTGCTCGCATATGCAATTCTAGGGGCAGGTGCTGTGTCCACGGAGGTGGTGTACCTGGCCTATAAAGGAGATCAAGCTGTTACATGGAGTCAAGCTTGTGGATCATTCAATGGGTTTTGTCGAAAAGCCACAGCTTCCGTAGCCATAACATTTGTCGTAATGCTGTGTTATGCAGGGCTTTCACTGATATCCTCTTACAGACTCTTCAGCAAATATGATGCACCGGTTGGCTACAATAACAAGGGGATAGAGATTGCTGCTTTCCGGGCCTGA
- the LOC140006683 gene encoding chlorophyll a-b binding protein 8, chloroplastic-like: MATQALVSSSSITASAEAARQILGGRSLHSSPRKVSFAVRAEATPPAKQGADRQLWFASKQSLSYLDGSLPGDYGFDPLGLSDPDGPGGFIEPGWLAYGEVINGRYAMLGAVGAIAPEILGKAGLIPPETALPWFKTGVIPPAGTYDYWADPYTLFVFELALMGFAEHRRFQDWCKPGCLGKQYFLGFEKYLGGSGDPPYPGGPLFNPLGLGKDEKSLRDLKLKEIKNGRLAMLAIVGYFVQGLVTGVGPYQNLLDHLSDPVNNNVLTNLKFH; the protein is encoded by the exons ATGGCAACACAAGCTTTGGTCTCCTCTTCATCTATTACTGCTTCAGCAGAGGCTGCTAGGCAGATTCTAGGAGGAAGGTCGCTCCACTCATCTCCAAGGAAGGTGTCCTTTGCTGTAAGGGCTGAAGCTACTCCCCCTGCTAAG CAAGGAGCAGACAGACAGCTGTGGTTTGCCTCCAAACAGAGCCTTTCTTACTTGGATGGCAG TCTTCCTGGAGACTACGGATTTGATCCGCTGGGACTCTCAGATCCCGATGGTCCTGGAGGCTTCATTGAGCCAGGATGGCTCGCATATGGAGAAGTCATTAACGGACGATATGCCATGTTGGGAGCAGTGGGAGCAATTGCACCTGAGATCCTCGGAAAAGCTGGTCTCATTCCACCTGAAACAGCTCTTCCTTGGTTCAAAACTGGAGTGATTCCTCCTGCTGGTACATATGACTACTGGGCAGATCCCTACACCTTATTTGTCTTTGAGCTGGCACTCATGGGATTCGCTGAGCACAGGAGATTCCAGGACTGGTGTAAGCCAGGGTGTTTGGGCAAGCAGTACTTCTTAGGTTTCGAGAAATACTTGGGAGGCTCCGGTGATCCTCCATACCCTGGTGGCCCCCTCTTCAACCCTCTTGGGCTCGGAAAAGATGAGAAATCCTTGAGGGACTTAAAGCTGAAGGAGATTAAGAACGGAAGATTGGCCATGTTGGCAATAGTGGGTTACTTCGTTCAAGGTCTCGTCACAGGAGTAGGACCATACCAAAACCTTCTTGATCATTTGTCTGACCCCGTGAACAACAATGTATTGACCAATCTCAAGTTCCACTAG
- the LOC140006687 gene encoding uncharacterized protein isoform X1 codes for MKDEVVSSSRDPIIPRKSSSPPPTPTPAASSAGASSPALPTNAGSTDWLGQGQGSKGGSLSRIGSQPMWTSLSTSAGGSALGTSQPSCRPWERGDLLRRLSTFKPENWFGKPKAASSLACARRGWVNTNPDTIECESCGANLNFISLATWTPSEADCAGEDFSKKLDEGHKVTCPWRGNCCAESLVQFPPTPPSALIGGFKDRCDGLLQFPSLPVVAASAVEQIRVSRGSEFDRLLAQPLIFVGGESGFRSDFTSGNENARDDVFFPYSRAQKLISLCGWEPRWLPNVQDCEEHSAQSARNGHSVGPAKCYGPPRDTSRGKKAMSTSTRKKFVKNDVLGPNSKGESRSPLLDCSLCGATVRIWEFLTVGRPSGFAPNSTDVPETSKKMQLTRGVSAASGISGWVGTDVLEKEQTEDRDEAATTDEGKSLSNMGVDLNLSMAGGLPSSQLGMNVTSENYQDVHRGRDIIIGQPSSSEVGDRAASYESRGPSSRKRNLDEGGSTVDRPQLVMQQADSVEGTVIDRDGDEVDDGKEYSAGPSKRARGLDIFDTHHSSYQMDSSGAGPSQQFGFEIGSDAPRDDLFNQGHELMLGIQSTRDSTHVSSVIAMDTVCRSPDNDSMESVENYPVDVDDVNFPSTSYLRFTDLNETSELNYSNQAQQSTCPGGMRNVGEMGVSSTNDEEVVNADTATAHGRDGPSFGISGGSVGMGASHEAEIHGTDASVHRADSVVGDVEPIAEITENQGMTGEFAPDPGLMGDFVPEEMDREDAHGDSQDLMSGSVGRADSGSKIIGSAKAESFESGEKTSNVHLNPQENRIHPSLSCNAILCSGFDASKEEVTQAGKTAPSEECGFFESGYLVVNGTGPPNGESNYEETIEFDPIKHHNHFCPWVNGNVAAAGCSSSSGSGSSAGALAVCGWQLTLDALDAFQSLGNVPIQTVESESAASLYKVPRLIWLCNGLLWAIMSVFKYKCLHSHVVLQDLNG; via the exons ATGAAAGACGAAGTTGTGAGCTCATCTCGGGACCCTATTATACCCCGTAAATCTTCTTCTCCTCCCCCTACTCCTACACCTGCTGCCAG TTCTGCAGGGGCATCTTCTCCTGCACTTCCAACCAATGCTGGGAGCACAGATTGGTTGGGTCAAGGACAAGGATCTAAAGGGGGTTCTCTGTCCCGCATTGGGTCACAGCCCATGTGGACTTCACTGAGCACCAGTGCTGGTGGTTCTGCACTAGGAACATCACAACCTTCATGTAGGCCCTGGGAAAGGGGTGATTTACTTAGGCGTCTCTCTACATTTAAACCTGAAAATTGGTTCGGAAAGCCCAAG GCTGCAAGTTCACTAGCTTGTGCCAGAAGAGGCTGGGTAAACACAAATCCTGATACAATTGAATGCGAGTCTTGTGGTGCTAATCTGAACTTTATTTCCCTAGCAACCTGGACTCCTTCTgaag CTGACTGTGCTGGGgaagatttttcaaagaaacTTGATGAAGGGCACAAAGTCACTTGTCCATGGAGGGGAAACTGCTGCGCAGAAAGTTTGGTGCAGTTCCCTCCTACTCCTCCTTCAGCTCTGATTGGTGGGTTTAAGGATCGATGTGATGGACTGCTCCAGTTCCCCTCCCTTCCTGTTGTGGCTGCATCTGCAGTTGAGCAGATAAGGGTATCTCGGGGCTCAGAATTTGACCGCCTTTTAGCTCAGCCGCTGATATTTGTTGGTGGTGAATCTGGCTTTAGGTCTGACTTTACATCTGGAAATGAGAATGCTAGAGATGATGTCTTCTTTCCATACTCTCGC GCCCAAAAGTTGATAAGTCTGTGTGGATGGGAGCCAAGATGGCTTCCAAATGTTCAAGACTGTGAAGAACATTCTGCTCAGTCTGCTAGGAATGGGCACTCTGTTGGTCCAGCAAAATGTTATGGTCCTCCGCGAGATACTAGCCGTGGCAAGAAGGCAATGTCTACTTCGACAAGAAAAAAGTTTGTTAAAAATGATGTTCTTGGCCCTAATTCCAAAGGTGAATCTAGATCACCTTTGTTGGATTGTAGCTTATGTGGAGCCACAGTGAGAATTTGGGAATTCCTCACTGTTGGACGTCCATCTGGCTTTGCTCCCAATAGCACTGATGTTCCTGAAACCAGCAAGAAGATGCAATTGACACGTGGAGTAAGTGCGGCAAGTGGAATCAGCGGATGGGTTGGAACTGATGTTTTGGAAAAGGAGCAGACAGAGGACCGTGATGAAGCTGCCACAACAGATGAAGGGAAATCGTTGTCGAACATGGGGGTGGATCTCAACCTTTCAATGGCTGGTGGTTTACCGTCTTCACAGTTAGGCATGAATGTGACATCTGAAAATTACCAAGATGTGCATAGAGGAAGAGATATCATAATTGGGCAACCTTCTAGTAGCGAGGTTGGTGATCGTGCAGCTTCATATGAATCTCGAGGTCCTAGTTCTCGCAAGCGGAACTTAGATGAAGGTGGAAGCACAGTTGACAGGCCACAGCTAGTGATGCAACAGGCGGATAGTGTTGAAGGAACTGTTATTGATCGTGATGGTGATGAAGTTGATGATGGTAAAGAGTACTCAGCTGGTCCTTCAAAACGTGCCCGTGGTTTAGATATTTTTGACACTCATCATTCATCATATCAAATGGACTCATCTGGTGCTGGTCCTAGCCAGCAATTTGGATTTGAGATAGGATCAGATGCTCCAAGAGATGATCTTTTCAACCAAGGGCATGAGCTAATGCTTGGCATTCAATCTACTAGAGATTCGACACATGTTTCCTCAGTTATTGCAATGGATACAGTCTGCCGCAGTCCCGATAATGATTCGATGGAAAGTGTTGAAAACTATCCTGTAGATGTGGATGATGTCAATTTCCCTTCTACATCATATTTAAGATTCACTGATCTGAATGAAACATCAGAACTGAACTACAGCAACCAAGCACAACAGAGTACCTGTCCGGGTGGAATGAGAAATGTTGGTGAAATGGGAGTGAGTAGCACTAATGATGAAGAAGTGGTGAATGCAGATACTGCCACTGCTCATGGAAGAGATGGCCCCAGTTTTGGGATTAGTGGAGGGAGTGTAGGGATGGGTGCCAGTCATGAAGCTGAAATTCATGGAACAGATGCTTCTGTGCACCGAGCAGATAGTGTTGTGGGTGATGTGGAACCAATAGCTGAAATCACTGAAAATCAGGGTATGACTGGTGAATTTGCACCAGATCCAGGGCTTATGGGTGATTTTGTCCCTGAAGAAATGGACCGAGAAGATGCTCATGGTGATAGTCAAGATCTGATGTCTGGCTCGGTAGGAAGAGCAGATAGTGGCTCAAAAATTATTGGTTCAGCCAAGGCAGAGTCCTTTGAAAGTGGTGAGAAGACAAGTAACGTGCACTTAAACCCCCAGGAGAACAGGATTCATCCTTCTCTTTCTTGCAATGCCATTTTATGTTCTGGTTTTGATGCATCAAAAGAAGAAGTTACTCAGGCTGGGAAAACAGCGCCTTCTGAAGAATGTGGATTTTTTGAATCAGGATATTTGGTTGTGAATGGGACAG GCCCTCCCAATGGAGAAAGCAACTATGAAGAGACGATTGAGTTTGATCCAATTAAGCATCACAATCACTTCTGTCCATGGGTTAATGGAAATGTTGCTGCAGCAGGCTGCAGTAGTAGTAGTGGTTCTGGCTCCAGTGCTGGTGCTCTGGCTGTCTGTGGTTGGCAGCTGACTTTAGATGCTCTCGATGCTTTTCAGTCACTTGGAAATGTTCCCATTCAAACTGTGGAATCTGAATCAGCGGCTTCCCTGTACAAG gtccCCCGGTTAATTTGGCTGTGCAATGGCTTATTGTGGGCCATTATGAGCGTTTTCAAGTACAAATGTCTTCATTCCCATGTGGTGTTACAGGACCTCAATGGCTAG
- the LOC140006684 gene encoding uncharacterized protein isoform X2 produces MNFHVHTHHHQHSVPQILHHPFKNFRAVSALKLKESPNVALKSRRRRTLPLFLNSSKYNSVSASLSPLDLTEDNIKQVLADARVELGQLFDDSVGMTGQAELTDLDGPYVKISLRGKFWHKRSTVLARLGNYLKQRIPEILEVDIEDEKQLDDSPENF; encoded by the exons ATGAACTTTCATGTTCATACTCATCATCACCAACATTCAGTCCCTCAAATTCTACATCACCCCTTCAAAAATTTCCGAGCAGTCTCTGCATTAAAGCTCAAAGAAAGTCCAAATGTGGCGTTAAAAAGTCGGAGGAGGAGGACGCTGCCATTATTTCTCAACAGTTCAAAGTACAATTCAGTTTCAGCATCACTTTCGCCATTGGATTTGACTGAGGATAATATCAAGCAAGTCTTGGCTGATGCAAGAGTCGAG CTGGGACAACTATTTGACGATTCTGTTGGAATGACAG GACAAGCAGAATTAACAGACCTGGATGGACCATACGTGAAGATTAGTCTTAGGGGCAAATTTTGGCACAAACGTTCCACCGTTTTAGCTAGACTGGGGAATTACTTGAAACAGAGGATTCCT GAAATTTTGGAGGTAGACATAGAAGATGAGAAGCAGTTGGATGATAGCCCTGAAAATTTCTGA
- the LOC140006686 gene encoding DNA-directed RNA polymerases II, IV and V subunit 12, with the protein MDPQPEPVSYICGDCGQENTLKPGDVIQCRECGYRILYKKRTRRIVQYEAR; encoded by the exons ATGGATCCTCAACCTGAGCCAGTCAGCTATATCTGTGGAG ATTGTGGACAAGAGAACACGTTGAAGCCAGGGGACGTGATTCAGTGTAGAGAATGCGGCTATCGTATTCTTTACAAGAAGCGTACCCGTAGAA TTGTTCAGTATGAAGCTCGCTGA